The Thermus brockianus genome window below encodes:
- the paaI gene encoding hydroxyphenylacetyl-CoA thioesterase PaaI — protein sequence MRDPFMEALGLKVLHLAPGEARVGGRVERAHLNLHGTVHGGFLYALADSAFALASNSRGPAVALSCRMDYFRPLPPGAWVEAEAVEVNLSRRTATYRVEVVSEGKLVALFTGTVFRLGGEDVPAGVGNPSQGEA from the coding sequence ATGAGGGACCCCTTCATGGAGGCCTTGGGCCTAAAGGTGCTCCACCTGGCCCCGGGAGAGGCCAGGGTGGGGGGGCGGGTGGAAAGGGCCCACCTCAACCTCCACGGCACGGTCCACGGGGGCTTCCTCTACGCCTTGGCCGATAGCGCCTTCGCCCTCGCCTCCAACTCCCGGGGGCCTGCCGTGGCCCTCTCCTGCCGCATGGACTACTTCCGGCCCCTCCCCCCCGGGGCCTGGGTGGAGGCGGAGGCGGTGGAGGTGAACCTCTCCCGGCGCACCGCCACCTACCGGGTGGAGGTGGTGTCGGAGGGTAAGCTCGTGGCCCTCTTCACGGGCACGGTGTTTCGCTTAGGAGGTGAGGATGTACCAGCCGGAGTTGGAAACCCTTCCCAGGGAGAAGCTTAG
- the ppdK gene encoding pyruvate, phosphate dikinase, with product MESRVYLLSEAQGLTKDLLGGKGYGLVAMAGAGLPVPPALVITTEACRTYLRTGQAVGLEEEVRRKMAALEGLTGKRFGQGEGKSPPLLVSVRSGAPVSMPGMMDTILNLGLTLEGVEALARATENPRFAWDTFRRLLAMYGEVVLGEKAEVFEGMLSALKAERGVEADTALSAEDLEELSFHYLRHLEARGTPFPMDPWAQLFAAIEAVFKSWLNPRAKTYRRIYGIPEDLGTAVVVQAMVYGNLGEDSGTGVGFTRNPATGEKGLYGEYLRNAQGEDVVAGIRTPEPLERLKDYAPGLYAELLQVAERLERHFRDMQDFEFTAERGRLFLLQTRSGKRTAKAAVRIAVEMAEEGLISKEEAVLRVEANALPGLLKPAVDRNQAPKPLLKGLPASPGAATGHAVFSNEGAERLAAQGLPPLLIRPETTPEDITGMYLSKGILTARGGLTSHAAVVARGLGVPAVVGAEALRVFPEEGRALVDGVEIREGDLLTLDGGTGEVYLGAVPLVEAAEEALLEKLFAWAEPYRRLGVRANADTPLDAQRARAFGAQGIGLCRTEHMFFQEERLPWVRRLILAKTPEEEEEALEKLFAFQKDDFKAILRAMDGLPVTVRLMDPPLHEFLPPLAELEARAKEGDQEALALLERAKALHEVNPMLGFRGVRLLLLRPAIFRMQLKALLEAAQELKEEGLDPRPEVMVPLVADPKEVERARALAEELFQAYGPIPFGTMIETPRAALLAGEIAPLVDFFSFGTNDLTQMAFGLSRDDAGKFLPRYVEEGLFPFDPTERLDEKGVGRLLRLAAEEGRRANPRLKLGLCGEHGGEAGSVQAVAGLLDYTSASPFRILTARLAAAQAGLRALRAQPASS from the coding sequence GTGGAAAGCCGCGTGTACCTGCTATCGGAGGCCCAAGGCCTCACCAAGGATCTCCTAGGGGGTAAGGGGTATGGCCTCGTGGCCATGGCTGGGGCGGGGTTGCCCGTGCCCCCGGCCCTGGTCATCACCACGGAGGCCTGCCGCACCTACCTCCGCACCGGCCAGGCGGTGGGCCTGGAGGAGGAGGTAAGGCGGAAGATGGCGGCCCTAGAGGGCCTAACGGGGAAGCGCTTTGGCCAAGGGGAGGGGAAGAGCCCTCCCCTTTTGGTCTCCGTGCGGAGCGGGGCCCCGGTGTCCATGCCGGGGATGATGGACACCATCCTGAACCTGGGGCTCACCCTCGAGGGCGTGGAGGCCCTCGCCCGGGCCACGGAAAACCCCCGCTTCGCCTGGGACACCTTCCGCCGCCTCCTCGCCATGTACGGGGAGGTGGTCCTGGGGGAGAAGGCGGAGGTCTTTGAGGGGATGCTTTCCGCCCTCAAGGCGGAACGCGGGGTAGAGGCGGACACCGCCCTTTCCGCCGAGGACCTGGAGGAGCTTTCCTTCCACTACCTCCGCCACCTGGAGGCCAGGGGCACCCCTTTCCCCATGGACCCCTGGGCGCAGCTCTTCGCCGCCATAGAGGCGGTCTTCAAAAGCTGGCTCAACCCCCGGGCCAAGACCTACCGCCGCATCTACGGCATCCCCGAGGACCTGGGCACGGCGGTGGTGGTCCAGGCCATGGTCTACGGGAACCTGGGGGAGGACTCGGGCACCGGGGTGGGCTTCACCCGCAACCCCGCCACCGGGGAGAAGGGCCTCTACGGCGAGTACCTCAGGAACGCCCAAGGGGAGGACGTGGTGGCGGGCATCCGCACCCCTGAGCCCCTGGAGCGCCTAAAGGACTACGCCCCTGGGCTCTACGCCGAGCTCCTCCAGGTGGCGGAGCGCCTGGAGCGCCACTTCCGGGACATGCAGGACTTTGAGTTCACCGCGGAAAGGGGGCGGCTTTTCCTCCTGCAGACCCGCTCGGGCAAGCGCACGGCCAAGGCGGCGGTGCGCATCGCCGTGGAGATGGCGGAGGAAGGCCTCATCTCCAAGGAGGAGGCGGTCTTAAGGGTGGAGGCCAACGCCCTCCCCGGCCTCCTCAAGCCCGCCGTGGACCGGAACCAGGCCCCCAAGCCCCTCCTCAAAGGGCTTCCCGCAAGCCCAGGGGCCGCCACCGGCCACGCCGTCTTCTCCAACGAGGGGGCGGAGCGCCTCGCCGCCCAGGGCCTCCCCCCTCTCCTCATACGCCCGGAGACCACCCCGGAGGACATCACGGGCATGTACCTTTCCAAGGGCATCCTCACCGCCCGGGGCGGCCTCACCTCCCACGCGGCGGTGGTGGCCCGGGGCCTCGGGGTGCCGGCGGTGGTGGGGGCGGAGGCCCTAAGGGTCTTCCCCGAGGAGGGCCGGGCCCTGGTGGACGGGGTGGAGATCCGGGAAGGGGACCTCCTCACCCTGGACGGGGGCACGGGGGAGGTCTACCTGGGAGCGGTGCCCCTGGTGGAGGCGGCGGAGGAGGCCCTTTTGGAAAAGCTCTTCGCCTGGGCTGAGCCCTACCGGCGCCTTGGGGTGCGGGCCAACGCCGACACCCCCCTGGACGCCCAAAGGGCCCGGGCCTTCGGCGCCCAGGGGATCGGCCTCTGCCGCACGGAGCACATGTTCTTCCAGGAGGAGCGGCTTCCTTGGGTCCGGCGCCTCATCCTGGCCAAGACCCCCGAGGAGGAGGAAGAGGCCCTGGAAAAGCTCTTCGCCTTCCAGAAGGACGACTTCAAGGCCATCCTGCGGGCCATGGATGGCCTTCCCGTGACCGTGCGCCTCATGGACCCGCCCCTCCACGAGTTCCTGCCGCCCTTGGCCGAGCTGGAGGCGCGGGCCAAGGAGGGGGACCAGGAGGCCTTGGCCCTCCTGGAGCGGGCCAAGGCCCTGCACGAGGTGAACCCCATGCTGGGCTTCCGGGGGGTGAGGCTTCTGCTTCTCAGGCCCGCCATCTTCCGGATGCAGCTTAAGGCGCTCCTCGAGGCGGCCCAGGAGCTCAAGGAAGAAGGCCTGGACCCCCGGCCCGAGGTCATGGTGCCCCTGGTGGCGGACCCCAAGGAGGTGGAGCGGGCCCGGGCCTTGGCCGAGGAGCTCTTCCAAGCGTACGGCCCCATCCCCTTCGGGACCATGATAGAGACCCCGAGGGCCGCCCTCCTCGCCGGCGAGATCGCCCCCCTGGTGGACTTCTTCAGCTTCGGCACCAACGACCTGACCCAGATGGCCTTTGGCCTCTCCCGGGACGACGCCGGGAAGTTCCTGCCCCGGTACGTGGAGGAGGGGCTCTTCCCCTTTGACCCCACGGAGCGCCTGGACGAAAAGGGCGTGGGGCGGCTCCTGCGCCTGGCGGCGGAGGAGGGGAGGCGGGCCAACCCCAGGCTCAAGCTCGGTCTCTGCGGGGAGCACGGGGGCGAGGCGGGGAGCGTCCAGGCGGTGGCTGGGCTTCTGGACTACACCTCGGCGAGCCCCTTCCGCATCCTCACCGCCCGCTTGGCGGCCGCCCAGGCGGGGCTCAGGGCCCTCCGGGCTCAGCCGGCAAGCTCGTAG
- a CDS encoding bifunctional sugar phosphate isomerase/epimerase/4-hydroxyphenylpyruvate dioxygenase family protein, whose translation MEWAIATCALGGTLEEKLLAIAKAGFRAVEIFEEDLAGFRGTPKELRALAEDLGLRIIALQPLRDYEAMPEPYRSRNRVRAERWFDLMAELGVELTYVCSNTSPLALDDLEQAAADLHALAERAAGLGLRVGYEALAWGRHVRDWPQAWEVVCRADHPHLGLVLDSFHCFARQNPLEPIARLPGERIFLVQLSDAPNLLMDPLALSRHHRAMPGQGDWPVEAFLQSVLATGYRGPISLEIFNEWFRAAPPEQVAQDGLRALKYLFDRLGLLLPPLPKGSPVQGVEFVEIAGEEEDLEDLQDLLRALGFRLEARHPALELSLYRAGQAQVLVHLAEEEDRAREFPSVQGVGLKVGKAAPVAARARELGLSLLQRPQEGLGYAAIQGVGHTRLYLVDGPLLEAYGLVALGEPQEGTFLEVDHFTNVVPRWELYSWLLIYKALLGFQVDPVVEVFDPYGMFYSRSVRSPDGRVRIPLNTSEGLGTAASRFLQRLGHAGIQHVAFRTPDLFAFARRGAQEGLRPLRIPASYYRALAARHGLSPEEVEQLQAYSLLYDRTLEGAEFLHLYTPTFRGRFFFEVVERRGGYEAYGAANTAVRLQAQAYELAG comes from the coding sequence ATGGAATGGGCCATCGCCACCTGTGCCCTTGGCGGCACCCTTGAGGAAAAACTCCTCGCCATCGCTAAGGCGGGGTTTAGGGCCGTGGAGATCTTTGAGGAGGACCTGGCGGGGTTCCGGGGAACGCCCAAGGAGTTGCGGGCCCTGGCCGAGGACCTGGGCCTGCGCATCATCGCCCTGCAGCCCCTGCGGGACTACGAGGCCATGCCCGAGCCCTACCGGAGCCGTAACCGGGTGCGGGCAGAGCGCTGGTTTGACCTGATGGCCGAGCTCGGGGTGGAACTCACCTACGTCTGCTCCAACACCTCTCCCCTGGCCCTGGACGACCTAGAGCAGGCGGCGGCCGACCTCCACGCTCTAGCCGAAAGGGCCGCTGGCCTGGGCCTTCGGGTGGGGTACGAGGCCTTGGCCTGGGGGCGGCATGTCCGGGACTGGCCCCAGGCCTGGGAGGTGGTGTGCAGGGCAGACCACCCCCATCTGGGCCTCGTCTTGGATAGCTTCCACTGCTTCGCGCGGCAGAACCCCCTGGAACCCATCGCCCGCTTGCCGGGGGAGAGGATCTTCCTGGTACAACTCTCCGACGCCCCTAACCTCCTCATGGATCCTCTGGCCTTAAGCCGCCACCACCGGGCCATGCCGGGGCAGGGGGATTGGCCTGTGGAGGCCTTTTTGCAAAGCGTCCTCGCCACGGGGTACCGGGGCCCCATTTCCCTGGAAATCTTCAACGAGTGGTTCCGGGCCGCACCACCCGAGCAGGTGGCCCAGGACGGCTTGCGCGCCCTCAAATACCTCTTTGACCGGTTGGGGCTTCTCCTCCCTCCCTTGCCCAAAGGAAGCCCGGTGCAGGGGGTGGAGTTCGTGGAGATCGCTGGCGAAGAGGAGGACCTCGAGGACCTCCAAGACCTCCTCCGGGCCCTGGGCTTCCGGCTGGAGGCCCGCCACCCGGCCTTGGAGCTTAGCCTCTACCGGGCGGGCCAGGCCCAGGTCCTCGTCCACCTGGCCGAAGAAGAGGACAGGGCGCGGGAGTTTCCCTCCGTGCAGGGGGTGGGCCTCAAGGTGGGCAAGGCGGCCCCCGTGGCGGCCCGGGCCCGGGAGCTGGGGCTTTCCCTTCTCCAAAGGCCCCAGGAGGGCTTGGGCTACGCGGCCATCCAGGGGGTGGGGCATACCCGGCTTTACCTGGTGGACGGTCCCCTCCTGGAAGCCTACGGGCTTGTGGCCCTGGGGGAGCCTCAGGAGGGTACCTTCCTTGAGGTGGACCACTTCACCAACGTCGTCCCCCGGTGGGAGCTCTACAGCTGGCTCCTCATCTACAAGGCCCTCCTCGGCTTCCAAGTGGACCCGGTGGTGGAGGTCTTTGACCCTTACGGGATGTTCTATAGCCGCTCCGTGCGTAGCCCCGACGGCCGGGTGCGCATCCCGCTGAACACCTCCGAGGGCCTGGGCACGGCGGCTTCCCGCTTTCTGCAACGGCTTGGGCATGCGGGCATCCAGCACGTGGCCTTCCGCACCCCCGACCTCTTCGCCTTCGCCCGGCGAGGGGCCCAGGAGGGGCTCCGCCCCTTGCGCATCCCCGCCTCCTACTACCGCGCCCTGGCCGCCCGCCACGGCCTCTCCCCGGAGGAGGTGGAGCAGCTTCAAGCCTATTCCCTCCTCTACGACCGCACCCTCGAGGGCGCCGAGTTCCTCCACCTCTACACCCCTACCTTCCGGGGCCGCTTCTTCTTTGAGGTGGTGGAGCGCCGAGGCGGTTACGAGGCCTACGGAGCCGCCAACACCGCCGTGCGCCTCCAGGCCCAGGCCTACGAGCTTGCCGGCTGA
- a CDS encoding thioesterase family protein, with protein MRPIPEGYEATFETVVTEAMTVDFEELGPVHPVYATYWMAKHMELAGRKIILPFLEEGEEGIGSYVEVRHLASALPGMRVRIVARHERTEGNRVHATMEAYNELGDLIGVGRTEQVILPKAKVEALFQRLRERWAAKKA; from the coding sequence ATGCGCCCTATACCCGAAGGCTACGAGGCCACCTTTGAAACGGTGGTCACGGAAGCGATGACCGTGGACTTTGAGGAGCTCGGGCCCGTCCACCCCGTGTACGCCACCTACTGGATGGCCAAGCACATGGAGCTCGCCGGGCGGAAGATCATCCTTCCCTTTCTGGAGGAGGGGGAGGAGGGGATTGGGAGCTACGTGGAGGTGCGGCACCTGGCCTCGGCCCTCCCGGGGATGCGGGTGAGGATCGTGGCCCGGCACGAGCGCACGGAGGGCAACCGGGTCCACGCCACCATGGAGGCTTACAACGAGCTGGGGGACCTCATCGGCGTGGGGCGCACGGAGCAGGTGATCCTGCCCAAGGCCAAGGTGGAGGCCCTCTTCCAGAGGCTTAGGGAGCGCTGGGCGGCCAAAAAGGCGTAG
- a CDS encoding phenylacetate--CoA ligase family protein, which translates to MYQPELETLPREKLRALQEERLRHVVAYVYERVPFYRRLLDEAGVRPGEIRGLMDLPKLPFTKKDHLRQNYPFGLFAVPREEVARIHASSGTTGKPTVVGYTKKDLGIFAEVVARSLRAAGARPGMMLHNAYGYGLFTGGLGLHGGAEALGMTVVPVSGGMTERQVMLIQDFRPEVISCTPSYAQTLAEEFRRRGVSPETLSLEYAVLGAEPWTEAIRKQVDEGLGVRSTNIYGLSEIIGPGVANECVEERQGSHIWEDHFLPEVVDPDTGEPLPEGKVGVLVLTTLTKEAMPLLRYWTGDLTFLTYAPCSCGRTHVRMGPILGRTDDMLIIRGVNVYPTQVEAVLLDIPEVEPYYQIVVRREGTLDEAELKVEVSEAFFQEIGKKALSDEVIEADHRLHALREKVARRIKDTIGVTMRVTLLAPGEAPRSEGGKLRRVLDLRK; encoded by the coding sequence ATGTACCAGCCGGAGTTGGAAACCCTTCCCAGGGAGAAGCTTAGGGCCTTGCAGGAGGAAAGGCTACGCCACGTGGTGGCCTACGTTTACGAGAGGGTCCCCTTTTACCGGAGGCTTCTGGACGAGGCGGGGGTGAGGCCAGGGGAGATCCGGGGCCTCATGGACCTCCCCAAGCTCCCCTTCACCAAGAAGGACCACCTGCGGCAGAACTACCCCTTCGGCCTCTTCGCCGTGCCCCGGGAGGAGGTGGCCCGCATCCACGCCTCCAGCGGCACCACGGGCAAGCCCACGGTGGTGGGCTACACCAAGAAGGACCTGGGCATCTTCGCCGAGGTGGTGGCCCGCTCCCTAAGGGCGGCGGGGGCGAGGCCCGGGATGATGCTCCACAACGCCTACGGTTACGGCCTCTTCACGGGGGGGCTCGGCCTCCACGGGGGGGCGGAGGCCTTGGGGATGACCGTGGTGCCGGTTTCCGGGGGCATGACGGAGCGCCAGGTCATGCTCATCCAGGACTTCCGGCCCGAGGTCATCTCCTGCACCCCCTCCTACGCCCAGACCCTGGCGGAGGAGTTCCGCAGGCGGGGGGTTTCCCCGGAAACCCTTTCCCTGGAGTACGCCGTCCTGGGGGCCGAGCCCTGGACCGAGGCCATCCGCAAACAGGTGGACGAGGGGCTTGGGGTTCGGAGCACCAACATCTACGGCCTTTCCGAGATCATCGGCCCCGGCGTGGCCAACGAGTGCGTGGAGGAGCGCCAAGGGAGCCACATCTGGGAGGACCACTTCCTGCCCGAGGTGGTGGACCCGGACACCGGGGAACCCTTGCCCGAGGGGAAGGTGGGGGTTTTGGTCTTGACCACTCTCACCAAGGAGGCCATGCCCCTCCTCCGCTACTGGACGGGGGACCTTACCTTCCTCACCTACGCCCCTTGCTCCTGCGGCCGCACCCATGTGCGCATGGGCCCCATCCTGGGGCGCACGGACGACATGCTCATCATCCGCGGGGTAAACGTCTACCCCACCCAGGTGGAGGCGGTCCTCCTGGATATCCCCGAGGTGGAGCCCTACTACCAGATCGTGGTGCGGCGGGAGGGGACTTTGGACGAGGCCGAGCTCAAGGTGGAGGTTTCCGAGGCCTTCTTCCAGGAAATTGGCAAAAAGGCCCTTTCCGACGAGGTCATTGAGGCGGACCACCGCCTCCACGCCCTGAGGGAGAAGGTGGCCCGCAGGATCAAGGACACCATCGGCGTCACCATGCGGGTGACCCTCCTCGCCCCCGGGGAGGCCCCGAGGAGCGAAGGGGGGAAGCTCAGGCGGGTTCTGGACCTGCGCAAGTAG
- a CDS encoding thioredoxin family protein — MLAERWAQGLAFGALLPRLGPHRERVEAFYGALKPLAPLPGAARALALVEAWCPDCLQAIPVLARLPLEVRFLFRDENPDLAEAYAKEGKRIVPTVVFLDGAFRELARWHGPPEEARGFLRAAKEAGFGKAETLRRYHEAFPRFAQAMLQEWRALLVPQGRTV, encoded by the coding sequence ATGCTGGCCGAACGCTGGGCCCAAGGACTCGCCTTTGGCGCCCTCCTGCCCCGTCTTGGCCCCCATCGGGAACGGGTGGAGGCCTTTTACGGGGCCCTGAAGCCCCTGGCCCCCTTGCCGGGGGCGGCCCGGGCCTTGGCCCTGGTGGAGGCCTGGTGCCCGGACTGCCTCCAGGCCATCCCCGTGCTGGCGAGGCTTCCCCTCGAGGTCCGCTTCCTCTTCCGCGACGAGAACCCGGATTTGGCCGAGGCTTACGCCAAGGAGGGCAAGCGCATCGTCCCCACCGTGGTCTTCTTAGACGGGGCTTTCCGCGAACTGGCCCGCTGGCATGGCCCCCCGGAGGAGGCCCGGGGTTTCCTGCGGGCGGCCAAGGAGGCGGGCTTTGGAAAGGCCGAAACCCTGCGCCGCTACCACGAAGCCTTTCCCCGGTTCGCCCAGGCCATGCTCCAGGAGTGGCGGGCCCTCCTCGTTCCCCAAGGGCGAACGGTGTAG
- a CDS encoding ABC transporter permease subunit, which yields MRYLWFLLVLLPLFLLPFPFYLTLLNFFALSALVALSLYVLTGLAGMTSFAQAAFMGMGAYATALLTVKAGLSPWLGLLAGLLLSLLLALVLGGLTVRLKGHFLPLSTIAWQVALYILAGNLVGLTGGHTGITDLPPLTLFGYALDTGFRYALFSLFLLVLFLLALDNLRGSRLGRALLALRGDALAAASFGVDPARLRLQAFLLAGGMAGVAGFLYAHFLRFVNPTPFSLEASIKYLVMAVAGGVGTIPGVVLGAAFFTGLEDWLKDLLPLLLGRQGNYEVIGYGLILALILLLAPKGLWPLLAARLPRKEGRLPEAEPLPLAPPQGAKGEEVLRVEGLKKAFGGLLAVNGVSFALRRGEILALIGPNGAGKSTTFNLVTGTLIPDGGKVFLFGREVTGLAPFRIHRLGLGRTFQHPHLFPELSVLENAALGTYARTRAGFFRVLLGLHRKEEDQALATAYRALKRVGLESLAWERAERLTVGQQRLLEIARLLASGAAVLLLDEPGAGLRAGEKRELAHLLRSLAKEGYTVLLVDHDMDLIMGLADRVVVMNYGEKIAEGTPAEVQRNPLVRAAYLGEEVA from the coding sequence ATGCGCTACCTTTGGTTTCTCCTGGTCCTTTTGCCCCTTTTCCTCCTGCCCTTTCCCTTTTACCTCACCCTCCTCAACTTCTTCGCCCTCTCGGCCCTGGTGGCCCTTTCCCTCTACGTGCTCACGGGCCTGGCGGGGATGACCAGCTTCGCCCAGGCGGCCTTCATGGGGATGGGGGCCTACGCCACCGCCCTCCTCACGGTGAAGGCGGGGCTATCCCCGTGGCTCGGCCTCCTTGCGGGCCTTCTCCTCTCCCTCCTCCTGGCCTTGGTCCTGGGGGGGCTCACGGTGCGGCTCAAGGGGCACTTCCTCCCCCTTTCCACCATCGCCTGGCAGGTGGCCCTGTACATCCTGGCGGGGAACCTGGTGGGCCTCACCGGGGGGCACACGGGGATCACCGACCTGCCCCCCTTGACCCTCTTCGGCTATGCCCTGGACACGGGCTTCCGCTACGCCCTCTTTAGCCTTTTCCTCCTGGTCCTCTTCCTCCTCGCCCTGGATAACCTGCGGGGAAGCCGCCTGGGCCGGGCCCTTCTCGCCCTCCGGGGGGACGCCTTGGCGGCGGCGAGCTTCGGGGTGGACCCGGCCCGCCTCCGCCTCCAGGCCTTCCTCCTGGCGGGGGGTATGGCGGGGGTTGCCGGCTTCCTTTACGCCCACTTCCTGCGCTTCGTGAACCCCACGCCCTTCTCCCTGGAGGCCTCCATCAAGTACCTGGTCATGGCCGTGGCGGGCGGGGTGGGGACGATCCCCGGGGTGGTGCTGGGGGCGGCCTTCTTCACGGGGCTGGAGGACTGGCTCAAGGACCTCCTGCCCCTCCTCCTGGGCCGGCAGGGGAACTACGAGGTCATCGGCTACGGCCTCATCCTGGCCCTCATCCTCCTTTTGGCCCCCAAGGGGCTATGGCCCCTCCTTGCGGCGAGGCTTCCCCGGAAGGAGGGGCGCCTCCCCGAGGCCGAGCCCCTCCCCCTCGCCCCGCCCCAAGGGGCTAAGGGGGAGGAGGTGCTCCGGGTGGAGGGCCTGAAGAAGGCCTTCGGCGGCCTCCTCGCCGTGAACGGGGTTTCCTTCGCCTTGCGGCGGGGGGAGATCCTGGCCCTCATCGGCCCCAACGGGGCGGGGAAGAGCACCACCTTCAACCTGGTCACGGGAACCCTCATCCCGGATGGGGGCAAGGTCTTCCTCTTCGGCCGGGAGGTGACGGGCCTCGCCCCCTTCCGCATCCACCGCCTGGGCCTCGGGCGCACCTTCCAACACCCCCACCTTTTCCCCGAGCTCTCCGTCCTGGAAAACGCCGCCTTGGGCACCTACGCCCGCACCCGGGCGGGCTTCTTTAGGGTCCTCCTGGGCCTTCACCGGAAGGAGGAGGACCAGGCCCTGGCCACCGCCTACCGGGCCCTCAAGCGGGTGGGCCTCGAGTCCTTGGCCTGGGAGCGGGCGGAGCGGCTTACCGTGGGGCAACAGCGGCTTTTGGAGATCGCCCGCCTCCTCGCCTCGGGGGCGGCGGTGCTCCTTTTGGACGAGCCGGGGGCGGGGCTTAGGGCGGGGGAGAAGCGGGAGCTTGCCCACCTCCTCCGGTCCTTGGCCAAGGAAGGGTACACGGTGCTCCTCGTGGACCACGACATGGACCTCATCATGGGCCTCGCGGACCGGGTGGTGGTGATGAACTACGGGGAGAAGATTGCCGAGGGTACCCCGGCGGAGGTGCAGAGGAACCCCCTGGTGCGGGCCGCCTACCTGGGGGAGGAGGTGGCCTGA
- a CDS encoding ABC transporter ATP-binding protein, with amino-acid sequence MLRVEGLTVRYGPLEAARGVSFALKEGEALAVIGPNGAGKTSVLRGLLGLAKAEGRVVLDGEVLAERSPEGLLKRGLVLVPEGRALFPGLSVEDNLRLGGFHRFRKREDLRPDLERVYGLFPRLRERRGQLAGTLSGGEQQMLAIGRALMARPRLLLLDEPSLGLAPLMVREIYRILAGLKGEGVTLLVVEQNAKVALELADRGLVLEAGEVALEGSAQELRQNPKVVEAYLGLRREVEEG; translated from the coding sequence ATGCTCCGGGTGGAAGGCCTCACGGTGCGCTACGGTCCCCTGGAGGCGGCGCGGGGGGTTTCCTTCGCCCTTAAGGAGGGGGAGGCCCTGGCGGTGATCGGCCCCAACGGGGCGGGGAAGACGAGCGTTCTGAGGGGGCTTTTGGGCCTGGCCAAGGCGGAAGGCCGCGTGGTCCTGGACGGGGAGGTCCTAGCGGAGCGGAGCCCCGAGGGCCTCCTAAAGCGGGGCCTCGTCCTGGTGCCGGAGGGGCGCGCCCTCTTCCCCGGGCTTTCCGTGGAGGACAACCTCCGCCTCGGGGGGTTCCACCGGTTCCGGAAGAGGGAGGACCTTCGGCCCGATCTGGAGCGGGTCTACGGCCTCTTCCCTAGGCTTAGGGAAAGGCGGGGGCAGCTGGCGGGGACGCTCTCTGGGGGGGAGCAGCAGATGCTGGCCATCGGCCGCGCCCTCATGGCAAGGCCCCGCCTCCTCCTTTTGGACGAGCCCTCCTTGGGGCTTGCCCCCTTGATGGTGCGGGAGATCTACCGCATCCTGGCCGGCCTGAAGGGGGAGGGGGTTACCCTCCTCGTGGTGGAGCAAAACGCCAAGGTGGCCCTGGAGCTCGCCGACCGGGGGCTTGTGCTGGAGGCGGGGGAGGTGGCCCTGGAGGGGAGCGCCCAGGAACTCCGGCAAAACCCCAAGGTGGTGGAGGCTTACCTGGGCCTTCGGCGGGAGGTGGAGGAGGGATGA
- a CDS encoding SDR family NAD(P)-dependent oxidoreductase has translation MRLRGKVVVVTGAGSGLGQALALELLRRGAKVAAVDLREEGLRETQAQAGNMAPGLSLHPLDITDKARVAALPEEVERAHGQVDGLINNAGIIQPFKRLLDLDEAAIERVMRVNFYGTLHMTRAFLPRLLQRPEAHLVNVSSMGAFVPVPGQAVYGASKAAVKLLTEALWAELQGTPVRVTLVLPGAMRTGIAQHSGVEAPRAEGARVPVLEPQVAARILLDAVERDAFRVLLGQDARTMDLLYRLSPLGATRLIQRRMAHLLPPR, from the coding sequence ATGAGGCTCAGGGGCAAGGTCGTGGTGGTTACCGGAGCGGGGAGCGGCCTAGGCCAGGCCCTGGCGTTGGAGCTCCTCCGGCGGGGGGCAAAGGTGGCGGCGGTGGACCTGAGGGAGGAGGGCCTAAGGGAAACCCAGGCCCAGGCGGGGAATATGGCCCCTGGGCTTAGCCTCCACCCCTTGGACATCACCGACAAAGCGAGGGTAGCGGCCTTGCCCGAGGAGGTGGAAAGGGCGCACGGGCAGGTGGACGGCCTTATCAACAACGCCGGCATCATCCAGCCCTTTAAGCGCCTCCTGGACCTGGACGAGGCGGCCATAGAGCGGGTGATGCGGGTGAACTTCTACGGCACCCTCCACATGACCCGCGCTTTCCTGCCACGGCTTCTCCAGCGGCCGGAGGCCCACCTGGTAAACGTGTCCAGCATGGGAGCCTTCGTGCCGGTGCCGGGGCAGGCGGTCTACGGGGCCTCCAAGGCGGCGGTCAAGCTCCTCACCGAGGCCCTTTGGGCGGAACTCCAGGGCACGCCGGTGCGGGTCACCCTGGTCCTTCCGGGGGCCATGCGCACGGGGATCGCCCAGCACTCCGGGGTGGAGGCCCCCAGGGCCGAGGGAGCGAGGGTACCCGTTTTGGAGCCCCAGGTGGCCGCCCGCATCCTCCTGGACGCCGTGGAGCGGGACGCCTTCCGGGTCCTTTTGGGCCAGGACGCCCGCACCATGGACCTCCTCTACCGCCTAAGCCCCCTTGGGGCCACCCGGCTCATCCAGCGCCGCATGGCCCACCTCCTCCCCCCCAGGTAG